One window from the genome of Thalassospira xiamenensis M-5 = DSM 17429 encodes:
- the rplJ gene encoding 50S ribosomal protein L10: protein MNRDDKTQFVAEMREVFEGAEGVIVTQYKGLTVAEITALRAQMRDAGAGFKVTKNRLTRLALEGTKFAGLADHFTGPTAIAYSADPASAAKVASTFAKANDKLVLVAGAIGEQILDEQGVKALAELPSLDELRAKLVGMIQTPAQRIATLTSKPAAQIAQVLKAYADKGEAA from the coding sequence GTGAACCGCGATGATAAAACACAGTTCGTAGCAGAAATGCGCGAAGTGTTCGAAGGTGCGGAAGGCGTTATCGTTACCCAGTACAAAGGGTTGACGGTTGCGGAAATCACCGCTCTTCGTGCGCAGATGCGTGATGCTGGTGCGGGCTTCAAGGTCACCAAAAACCGGCTTACGCGACTTGCTCTGGAAGGCACCAAATTTGCTGGTCTTGCAGACCACTTCACCGGCCCGACCGCGATCGCCTATTCGGCTGATCCTGCGTCGGCTGCGAAAGTGGCCTCAACGTTCGCAAAAGCCAATGACAAGCTCGTTCTTGTTGCTGGCGCCATCGGTGAACAGATTCTGGACGAACAGGGTGTTAAAGCTCTGGCAGAACTGCCGTCGCTGGACGAACTGCGCGCGAAACTGGTGGGTATGATCCAGACCCCGGCACAGCGTATCGCTACGCTGACCTCCAAGCCGGCGGCCCAGATTGCCCAGGTGCTGAAGGCATACGCCGACAAAGGCGAAGCCGCGTAA
- the rplL gene encoding 50S ribosomal protein L7/L12 — MADLKALVEELSKLTVLEAAELSKMLEEEWGVSAAAPVAVAAAGGAAAGGAAAEEKTEFDVILASAGDKKINVIKEVRAITGLGLKEAKDLVEGAPKAVKEGASKDEAESIKKQLEEAGATVELK, encoded by the coding sequence ATGGCCGATCTTAAGGCACTCGTTGAAGAGCTTTCGAAGCTCACCGTTCTTGAAGCTGCAGAACTTTCCAAAATGCTCGAAGAAGAGTGGGGCGTTTCCGCCGCTGCTCCGGTTGCTGTTGCTGCTGCTGGTGGCGCTGCTGCCGGTGGTGCTGCTGCTGAAGAAAAAACCGAATTCGACGTTATCCTGGCTTCTGCTGGTGACAAGAAAATCAACGTCATCAAAGAAGTTCGCGCAATCACCGGTCTTGGCCTGAAAGAAGCCAAAGACCTGGTCGAAGGCGCACCGAAAGCTGTTAAAGAAGGCGCGTCGAAAGACGAAGCCGAGTCGATCAAGAAGCAGCTTGAAGAAGCTGGCGCAACCGTCGAACTCAAGTAA
- the rpoB gene encoding DNA-directed RNA polymerase subunit beta has translation MDKSFTGRKRIRKSFGRISEVAPLPNLIEVQKNSYDKFLQTGTPREQRDDAGLQEVFKSVFPIKDFSERATLEFVSYELEQPKYDTEECRQRGMTFAAPLRVTLRLVVWDIDEDTGARSIRDIKEQDVYMGDMPLMTEHGTFIVNGTERVIVSQMHRSPGVFFDHDKGKSHSSGKYLFAARVIPYRGSWLDFEFDAKDILYVRIDRRRKLPATTLLMALENEESQALRAQRAEEGRSVDPSEIEGLTPEEILNYYYESAEYRRTKDGWVTDFNADRYIGQKLVFDLLDADSGEVVAAAGSKITKRSAAKLVEQGVKHILVPEEQLNGWFMAEDQIDGETGEILAEAGHELTEGVFEQLKEWGVDTVRLLMIDHNNVGAYLRNTVALDKNSNREEALVDIYRVMRPGEPPTIEGAEAMFKGLFFDSERYDLSAVGRVKMNARLNLECPDTVRVLRREDILEVVRVLIDLKDGRGEIDDIDHLGNRRLRSVGELMENQFRVGLLRMERAIRERMSSVEIDNVMPHDLINAKPVAAAVREFFGSSQLSQFMDQTNPLSEITHKRRLSALGPGGLTRERAGFEVRDVHPTHYGRICPVETPEGPNIGLINSLATFARVNQYGFIESPYRKVVDGVVTPEVIYLSAIEEGRYVIAQANEPLTKEFGFENELINTRKAGDHYMARSEEIDLMDVSPKQLVSVASALIPFLENDDANRALMGSNMQRQAVPLIRSEAPYVGTGMEVPVARDSGATLIARRDGVVESVDATRMVIRATGDIAASESGVDIYTLLKYQRSNQGSCINQRPLVKVGDVVEKGDIISDGPCTDMGELALGRNVLVAFMPWNGYNFEDSILLSERIARDDVYTSIHIEEFEVMARDTKLGQEEITRDIPNVGEEALKNLDEAGIVYIGAEIKPGDILVGKVTPKGESPMTPEEKLLRAIFGEKASDVRDTSLRVPPGQFGTVVEVRVFSRRGVDKDERALAIERSEIERLAKDRDDERAILERNFYGRLKNLLLGQTLVDGPKGLNGEITEDALAGVARGLWRQIAVADDSVMSDIEALKKQFEESIAVLQARFDDKVDKLQAGDELPPGVMKMVKVFVAVKRKMQPGDKMAGRHGNKGVVSRIMPMEDMPHLEDGTPVDIVLNPLGVPSRMNVGQILETHLGWASRGLGEQIGELVDAVTDGRAEMDSLRGKLNEVYEDEQYVTGIKELSDGDVIELGNNLRRGVPMATPVFDGAREPDVVRMLEKAGLDGSGQVDLYDGRTGEKFHRKVTVGYIYMLKLHHLVDDKIHARSIGPYSLVTQQPLGGKAQFGGQRFGEMEVWALEAYGAAYTLQEMLTVKSDDVSGRTKVYEAIVRGEDTFEAGIPESFNVLVKELRSLGLNVELEQDDV, from the coding sequence ATGGATAAGTCCTTTACCGGTCGAAAGCGCATCCGCAAGAGCTTTGGACGGATCAGCGAAGTCGCTCCGCTCCCGAACCTGATTGAGGTTCAAAAGAATTCTTACGACAAGTTTTTGCAGACTGGTACCCCGCGGGAGCAGCGGGACGATGCCGGCCTCCAGGAAGTGTTCAAGAGCGTCTTTCCGATTAAAGATTTCTCAGAGCGCGCAACCCTCGAATTTGTGTCGTATGAGCTGGAGCAGCCCAAATACGATACCGAGGAGTGCCGTCAGCGTGGCATGACCTTTGCCGCGCCGCTGCGCGTGACACTGCGTCTGGTTGTCTGGGATATTGACGAAGATACCGGTGCCCGTTCGATCCGCGATATCAAGGAACAGGACGTGTATATGGGCGACATGCCGCTCATGACCGAACACGGTACCTTTATCGTGAACGGCACCGAGCGTGTTATCGTCTCGCAGATGCACCGCTCGCCGGGCGTCTTCTTCGACCACGACAAGGGCAAAAGCCACAGCTCGGGCAAGTACCTGTTTGCTGCGCGCGTGATCCCGTATCGCGGGTCGTGGCTCGATTTCGAATTCGACGCGAAAGACATCCTGTATGTCCGTATCGACCGTCGCCGCAAACTGCCGGCGACCACGCTGCTTATGGCTCTTGAAAACGAAGAGTCCCAGGCCCTGCGTGCCCAGCGTGCCGAAGAAGGCCGCTCGGTTGATCCGTCGGAAATCGAAGGCCTGACGCCTGAAGAAATCCTCAACTATTACTATGAGTCGGCAGAATACCGCCGCACCAAGGATGGTTGGGTAACCGATTTCAATGCAGATCGCTATATCGGTCAGAAGCTGGTCTTTGACCTGCTTGACGCCGACAGCGGTGAAGTCGTTGCCGCCGCAGGCAGCAAGATCACCAAGCGTTCGGCGGCCAAACTGGTCGAGCAGGGTGTCAAACACATCCTGGTGCCGGAAGAACAGCTTAACGGCTGGTTCATGGCAGAAGACCAGATTGACGGTGAAACCGGTGAAATTCTTGCCGAAGCCGGCCACGAACTGACCGAAGGTGTGTTCGAGCAGCTGAAAGAATGGGGTGTCGACACCGTTCGTCTGCTGATGATCGATCACAACAATGTCGGTGCGTATCTGCGCAACACCGTTGCCCTTGACAAGAACAGCAACCGCGAAGAAGCCCTTGTGGACATCTATCGCGTCATGCGCCCAGGCGAGCCGCCCACCATCGAGGGTGCGGAAGCCATGTTCAAGGGCCTGTTCTTTGACTCGGAACGTTACGACCTCTCGGCTGTTGGCCGTGTGAAAATGAATGCGCGCCTTAATCTGGAATGCCCGGATACGGTTCGTGTTCTGCGTCGTGAAGACATTCTGGAAGTCGTCCGCGTTCTGATCGACCTGAAAGATGGTCGTGGCGAAATCGACGATATTGACCATCTTGGCAACCGTCGTCTGCGTTCGGTCGGCGAGCTGATGGAAAACCAGTTCCGTGTTGGCCTGCTGCGTATGGAACGTGCGATCCGCGAGCGTATGAGCTCGGTCGAGATCGACAACGTCATGCCGCATGACCTGATCAATGCGAAGCCGGTTGCGGCTGCTGTTCGTGAATTCTTCGGCTCTTCGCAGCTGTCGCAGTTCATGGACCAGACCAACCCGCTTTCGGAAATCACCCACAAGCGTCGTCTTTCGGCACTTGGACCGGGCGGTTTGACCCGTGAGCGTGCAGGCTTTGAAGTTCGTGACGTTCATCCGACCCACTATGGTCGTATCTGCCCGGTCGAAACGCCGGAAGGTCCGAACATTGGTCTGATCAACTCGCTGGCGACCTTTGCCCGCGTCAACCAGTACGGCTTCATCGAAAGCCCGTACCGCAAGGTTGTCGATGGTGTGGTCACCCCGGAAGTCATCTATCTCTCGGCCATCGAAGAAGGTCGCTATGTCATTGCACAGGCGAACGAACCGCTGACCAAGGAATTCGGCTTCGAAAACGAACTGATCAACACCCGTAAAGCCGGTGACCACTATATGGCCCGCTCCGAAGAGATCGACCTTATGGACGTCTCGCCGAAGCAGCTGGTATCGGTCGCATCCGCGCTCATTCCGTTCCTTGAGAACGATGACGCGAACCGCGCACTGATGGGTTCGAACATGCAGCGTCAGGCGGTTCCGTTGATCCGCTCCGAAGCGCCGTATGTCGGGACCGGTATGGAAGTTCCGGTGGCACGTGATTCGGGTGCAACCCTGATCGCACGCCGTGATGGTGTTGTTGAATCTGTTGACGCGACCCGTATGGTTATCCGCGCAACCGGTGACATCGCCGCCTCGGAATCGGGTGTCGATATTTACACCCTGCTGAAATATCAGCGTTCCAACCAGGGCAGCTGCATCAACCAGCGTCCGCTGGTGAAGGTGGGCGATGTTGTCGAAAAAGGCGACATCATCTCGGATGGTCCGTGTACCGATATGGGTGAACTTGCCCTCGGCCGTAACGTGCTGGTCGCGTTCATGCCGTGGAACGGTTACAACTTCGAGGATTCCATCCTTCTGTCCGAGCGTATCGCACGTGATGACGTTTATACCTCGATCCATATCGAGGAATTCGAAGTCATGGCCCGCGATACCAAGCTGGGTCAGGAAGAGATCACCCGTGACATTCCGAACGTCGGTGAAGAAGCGCTCAAAAACCTCGACGAGGCGGGCATTGTTTACATCGGCGCGGAAATCAAGCCGGGCGATATCCTTGTCGGTAAAGTGACGCCGAAGGGCGAGAGCCCGATGACGCCGGAAGAAAAACTTCTGCGCGCCATCTTCGGTGAAAAAGCATCCGACGTCCGTGATACGTCGCTGCGTGTCCCGCCGGGACAGTTCGGTACCGTTGTTGAAGTCCGCGTGTTCTCGCGTCGTGGCGTTGACAAGGACGAACGTGCCCTGGCAATCGAGCGTTCCGAAATCGAACGTCTTGCAAAAGACCGTGATGACGAACGTGCGATCCTGGAACGCAACTTCTATGGTCGTCTGAAAAACCTGCTGCTTGGCCAGACCCTGGTCGATGGACCGAAAGGTCTGAATGGCGAGATCACCGAAGACGCCCTTGCGGGTGTTGCACGTGGTCTGTGGCGTCAGATTGCCGTTGCTGATGACAGTGTCATGTCCGACATCGAAGCCCTGAAGAAACAGTTCGAGGAATCGATTGCTGTTCTGCAGGCTCGTTTCGACGACAAGGTCGACAAGCTTCAGGCTGGTGACGAACTGCCGCCGGGCGTGATGAAGATGGTTAAAGTCTTTGTTGCGGTTAAGCGTAAAATGCAGCCGGGCGATAAAATGGCCGGCCGTCACGGGAACAAGGGTGTCGTATCGCGCATCATGCCGATGGAAGACATGCCGCATCTCGAAGACGGTACGCCTGTCGATATCGTTCTGAACCCGCTTGGTGTTCCGTCGCGTATGAACGTCGGCCAGATCCTTGAAACCCACCTTGGTTGGGCGTCACGTGGTCTGGGTGAACAGATCGGCGAGCTTGTCGATGCTGTTACCGATGGTCGTGCCGAGATGGACAGCCTGCGTGGCAAGCTCAATGAAGTGTACGAGGACGAGCAATACGTCACCGGCATCAAAGAGCTGAGCGATGGCGATGTTATCGAGCTTGGGAACAACCTGCGTCGTGGTGTGCCGATGGCAACCCCGGTCTTTGACGGTGCACGTGAGCCTGATGTGGTTCGCATGCTCGAAAAAGCAGGCCTTGATGGTTCTGGCCAGGTCGACCTTTATGATGGTCGTACCGGTGAGAAATTCCATCGCAAGGTGACCGTGGGCTACATCTACATGCTCAAGCTGCATCACCTGGTCGACGACAAGATCCATGCCCGTTCGATTGGTCCGTACTCGCTTGTTACCCAGCAGCCGCTGGGTGGTAAGGCACAGTTCGGTGGCCAGCGTTTCGGGGAGATGGAAGTGTGGGCACTCGAAGCTTACGGTGCTGCCTACACCCTCCAGGAAATGCTTACTGTCAAGTCGGACGACGTTTCAGGCCGTACCAAGGTCTATGAGGCGATCGTTCGTGGCGAAGACACCTTCGAGGCGGGCATTCCGGAATCCTTTAACGTTCTCGTTAAAGAACTTCGGTCGCTTGGTCTCAATGTCGAGCTTGAGCAAGACGACGTTTAA